The proteins below come from a single Salinilacihabitans rarus genomic window:
- a CDS encoding SAM-dependent methyltransferase — protein MSEHLCDIYVVGTGMVGTRQLTREVELAFESSSEVYLLDHQPEIMRRHLDSFDAEVTDLRELYDEGGLRENSYEAMAETVLDAAEASDEPVTLALYGHPFVFVSPSRWIVEKAPERGLCVEKRPGVSSMDCLYADLPLDPAANGVQMYEATDLLLHEYDLEPRAPAMIWQIGIVETLRYTEADHRPERFSRIRRYLQRFYPDDHEVHLLQTATYPFTESRRLTFALSEFEAMSDEINAVQTLYVPRVPEKEVVNEALADRVASADHLETITRGRADESG, from the coding sequence ATGTCAGAACACCTGTGCGACATCTACGTAGTCGGTACCGGAATGGTCGGCACCCGACAGCTGACCCGCGAAGTCGAACTCGCCTTCGAGTCGTCGAGCGAGGTGTACCTGCTGGATCACCAGCCAGAGATCATGCGCCGACACCTCGACTCGTTCGACGCCGAGGTCACGGACCTCCGTGAGCTGTACGACGAGGGCGGCCTTCGAGAGAACTCGTACGAGGCGATGGCCGAGACCGTTCTGGACGCGGCCGAGGCGAGCGACGAGCCGGTCACGCTCGCGCTGTACGGTCACCCGTTCGTCTTCGTCTCGCCCAGCCGCTGGATCGTCGAGAAGGCCCCGGAACGCGGGTTGTGCGTCGAGAAGCGTCCCGGCGTCTCCTCGATGGATTGCCTGTACGCCGACCTCCCGCTGGATCCGGCGGCGAACGGGGTGCAGATGTACGAGGCGACGGACCTGCTCCTCCACGAGTACGACCTCGAACCGCGAGCGCCAGCGATGATCTGGCAGATCGGGATCGTCGAAACGCTGCGGTACACGGAGGCCGACCACCGCCCGGAGCGGTTCTCCCGGATCCGGCGGTACCTCCAGCGGTTCTATCCGGACGACCACGAGGTACACCTCCTGCAGACGGCGACGTACCCGTTCACGGAGTCGCGACGGCTGACGTTCGCCCTCTCGGAGTTCGAGGCCATGTCGGACGAGATCAACGCGGTCCAGACGCTCTACGTCCCCCGCGTCCCCGAAAAGGAGGTCGTCAACGAAGCCCTCGCCGACCGGGTGGCGTCCGCGGACCACCTCGAGACGATCACGAGGGGGCGGGCCGACGAGTCAGGATGA